Below is a window of Musa acuminata AAA Group cultivar baxijiao unplaced genomic scaffold, Cavendish_Baxijiao_AAA HiC_scaffold_1139, whole genome shotgun sequence DNA.
CTCCGTCTCGCCAGTGGTATTCCCCTCCTCCGCCGGGAACCCCAACGTTACCCACGAGCGCCAGGCTCCGCCCTTCCAGCGTCCTCGCCCCTCGAAACCCGGCCCCGCCAACACTAGCATCCCCTTCATATCCATGGATATCCTCTCGATCCTGAACCCCCTCCGCGTGAACCCTAGTCTCCACGAGGACGCCGACCTCTCCGGCCCTTTCCTCTTCCTCATGGTCTTCGGTCTCTTCCAGCTTCTCGCCAGAAAGTTCCACTTTGGGATCATCTTGGGTTGGTTCATCGTCGCCGCTCTCTACCTCTATGTGGTCTTCAATATGCTCGCCGGACGGAACGGGAACTTGGATTTGTACCGGTGCTCGAGCCTGGTTGGGTACTGCATGCTGCCGATGGTGATGTTCTCGGCAGTGTCGCTTTCTGTGCCCCATGATGGGATTGTGATCTTCGCGATGGCAGCAGTTTCTGTGCTGTGGTCGACGAGGGTTTGCACGGGGCTTCTGGTAGAGTTGGTGGCATGTCGAGACGAACATCGCGGCCTCGTAGCCTACGCTTGCTGTCTCGTTTACA
It encodes the following:
- the LOC135671393 gene encoding uncharacterized protein LOC135671393, which produces MAFRYDSHPSTIPARVTPDRPRLATYQPQARFLLGSLQIALDWRPISPKHDSCPGHSRSPPTGDSSTPSTIPTRVDPDRPGLVTRQPQARFLPGSLQIAPDCRFQPIAVTVKKFSVSPVVFPSSAGNPNVTHERQAPPFQRPRPSKPGPANTSIPFISMDILSILNPLRVNPSLHEDADLSGPFLFLMVFGLFQLLARKFHFGIILGWFIVAALYLYVVFNMLAGRNGNLDLYRCSSLVGYCMLPMVMFSAVSLSVPHDGIVIFAMAAVSVLWSTRVCTGLLVELVACRDEHRGLVAYACCLVYMLFSLLIIF